The Channa argus isolate prfri chromosome 22, Channa argus male v1.0, whole genome shotgun sequence genome has a window encoding:
- the LOC137107991 gene encoding ion channel TACAN-like isoform X2 has protein sequence MLYNPTGLNECLREWEDLEKDYQQIQDTHRLYKQKLEEVTKLQDGCSTAIARHRKKLKELTTSLESCKENHPKPKLSPEDLDAIAEISDSIKDRTNAFSEMEAFLPKKNGLYLTLVLGNVNVTLLNKQSKFAYKDEYEKFKLVLTVILFVFSFTCRFLVSYRVLDALFNFLLVWYYCTLTIRESILISNGSKIKGWWVFHHYVSTFLSGVMLTWPEGALYQMFRNQFLTYCLYQSFVQFLQYYYQSGCLYRLRALGERHNMDLTVEGFQSWMWRGLTFLLPFLFFGHFWQLYNSITLFRMFQLPECKEWQVLMCGCSYMVLFLGNFFTTLRVVYQKYNQDKFKTL, from the exons ATGCTGTACAATCCAACGGGTCTAAATGAATGCTTACGCGAATGGGAGGATTTAGAGAAGGACTACCAACAAATTCAG GACACTCATCGTCTATATAAACAGAAACTCGAGGAAGTGACCAAACTGCAAGACGGCTGCTCTACTGCTATTGCACGGCATCGTAAGAAACTGAAAGAGCTCACTACATCACTGGAATC atgcaAAGAAAACCACCCAAAACCAAAATTAAGCCCAGAGGATCTGGATGCCATTGCTGAAATCAGTGACTCCATCAAAGACAGGACAAATGCTTTCTCTGAGATGGAGGCTTTTCTGCCAAAGAAAAACGg GTTATACCTCACACTTGTTTTGGGAAATGTCAATGTAACACTCCTCAACAAACAGTCAAA ATTTGCCTacaaagatgaatatgagaaaTTTAAACTGGTCCTCACAGTTATCCTCTTTGTGTTCTCCTTCACATGTCGCTTTTTGGTTAGTTACAG aGTTCTTGATGCACTGTTTAATTTCCTGTTGGTGTGGTACTATTGCACACTCACCATCCGTGAGAGTATCCTCATCAGCAACGGTTCAAA AATCAAAGGTTGGTGGGTTTTCCATCACTATGTGTCAACATTCCTGTCTGGAGTTATGCTCACTTG GCCTGAAGGCGCTCTCTACCAGATGTTTAGGAACCAGTTCTTAACATACTGTCTATACCAAA GCTTTGTTCAGTTTCTGCAGTACTACTACCAGAGTGGCTGTTTGTACAGACTCAGAGCACTGGGAGAAAGACATAACATGGACCTTACAGTTG AGGGTTTCCAGTCCTGGATGTGGAGAGGATTGACCTTTCTCCTTccatttttgttctttggtCAC TTCTGGCAACTCTACAACAGCATAACACTCTTCAGGATGTTCCAGCTCCCAGAGTGTAAAGAGTGGCAG GTTTTAATGTGTGGCTGCTCTTACATGGTGCTCTTCTTGGGGAACTTCTTCACTACGCTGAGAGTTGTTTACCAGAAATACAACCAGGACAAGTTCAAGACCTTataa
- the LOC137107991 gene encoding ion channel TACAN-like isoform X3: protein MLYNPTGLNECLREWEDLEKDYQQIQDTHRLYKQKLEEVTKLQDGCSTAIARHRKKLKELTTSLESCKENHPKPKLSPEDLDAIAEISDSIKDRTNAFSEMEAFLPKKNGLYLTLVLGNVNVTLLNKQSKVLDALFNFLLVWYYCTLTIRESILISNGSKIKGWWVFHHYVSTFLSGVMLTWPEGALYQMFRNQFLTYCLYQIGFVQFLQYYYQSGCLYRLRALGERHNMDLTVEGFQSWMWRGLTFLLPFLFFGHFWQLYNSITLFRMFQLPECKEWQVLMCGCSYMVLFLGNFFTTLRVVYQKYNQDKFKTL from the exons ATGCTGTACAATCCAACGGGTCTAAATGAATGCTTACGCGAATGGGAGGATTTAGAGAAGGACTACCAACAAATTCAG GACACTCATCGTCTATATAAACAGAAACTCGAGGAAGTGACCAAACTGCAAGACGGCTGCTCTACTGCTATTGCACGGCATCGTAAGAAACTGAAAGAGCTCACTACATCACTGGAATC atgcaAAGAAAACCACCCAAAACCAAAATTAAGCCCAGAGGATCTGGATGCCATTGCTGAAATCAGTGACTCCATCAAAGACAGGACAAATGCTTTCTCTGAGATGGAGGCTTTTCTGCCAAAGAAAAACGg GTTATACCTCACACTTGTTTTGGGAAATGTCAATGTAACACTCCTCAACAAACAGTCAAA aGTTCTTGATGCACTGTTTAATTTCCTGTTGGTGTGGTACTATTGCACACTCACCATCCGTGAGAGTATCCTCATCAGCAACGGTTCAAA AATCAAAGGTTGGTGGGTTTTCCATCACTATGTGTCAACATTCCTGTCTGGAGTTATGCTCACTTG GCCTGAAGGCGCTCTCTACCAGATGTTTAGGAACCAGTTCTTAACATACTGTCTATACCAAA TAGGCTTTGTTCAGTTTCTGCAGTACTACTACCAGAGTGGCTGTTTGTACAGACTCAGAGCACTGGGAGAAAGACATAACATGGACCTTACAGTTG AGGGTTTCCAGTCCTGGATGTGGAGAGGATTGACCTTTCTCCTTccatttttgttctttggtCAC TTCTGGCAACTCTACAACAGCATAACACTCTTCAGGATGTTCCAGCTCCCAGAGTGTAAAGAGTGGCAG GTTTTAATGTGTGGCTGCTCTTACATGGTGCTCTTCTTGGGGAACTTCTTCACTACGCTGAGAGTTGTTTACCAGAAATACAACCAGGACAAGTTCAAGACCTTataa
- the LOC137107991 gene encoding ion channel TACAN-like isoform X1, giving the protein MLYNPTGLNECLREWEDLEKDYQQIQDTHRLYKQKLEEVTKLQDGCSTAIARHRKKLKELTTSLESCKENHPKPKLSPEDLDAIAEISDSIKDRTNAFSEMEAFLPKKNGLYLTLVLGNVNVTLLNKQSKFAYKDEYEKFKLVLTVILFVFSFTCRFLVSYRVLDALFNFLLVWYYCTLTIRESILISNGSKIKGWWVFHHYVSTFLSGVMLTWPEGALYQMFRNQFLTYCLYQIGFVQFLQYYYQSGCLYRLRALGERHNMDLTVEGFQSWMWRGLTFLLPFLFFGHFWQLYNSITLFRMFQLPECKEWQVLMCGCSYMVLFLGNFFTTLRVVYQKYNQDKFKTL; this is encoded by the exons ATGCTGTACAATCCAACGGGTCTAAATGAATGCTTACGCGAATGGGAGGATTTAGAGAAGGACTACCAACAAATTCAG GACACTCATCGTCTATATAAACAGAAACTCGAGGAAGTGACCAAACTGCAAGACGGCTGCTCTACTGCTATTGCACGGCATCGTAAGAAACTGAAAGAGCTCACTACATCACTGGAATC atgcaAAGAAAACCACCCAAAACCAAAATTAAGCCCAGAGGATCTGGATGCCATTGCTGAAATCAGTGACTCCATCAAAGACAGGACAAATGCTTTCTCTGAGATGGAGGCTTTTCTGCCAAAGAAAAACGg GTTATACCTCACACTTGTTTTGGGAAATGTCAATGTAACACTCCTCAACAAACAGTCAAA ATTTGCCTacaaagatgaatatgagaaaTTTAAACTGGTCCTCACAGTTATCCTCTTTGTGTTCTCCTTCACATGTCGCTTTTTGGTTAGTTACAG aGTTCTTGATGCACTGTTTAATTTCCTGTTGGTGTGGTACTATTGCACACTCACCATCCGTGAGAGTATCCTCATCAGCAACGGTTCAAA AATCAAAGGTTGGTGGGTTTTCCATCACTATGTGTCAACATTCCTGTCTGGAGTTATGCTCACTTG GCCTGAAGGCGCTCTCTACCAGATGTTTAGGAACCAGTTCTTAACATACTGTCTATACCAAA TAGGCTTTGTTCAGTTTCTGCAGTACTACTACCAGAGTGGCTGTTTGTACAGACTCAGAGCACTGGGAGAAAGACATAACATGGACCTTACAGTTG AGGGTTTCCAGTCCTGGATGTGGAGAGGATTGACCTTTCTCCTTccatttttgttctttggtCAC TTCTGGCAACTCTACAACAGCATAACACTCTTCAGGATGTTCCAGCTCCCAGAGTGTAAAGAGTGGCAG GTTTTAATGTGTGGCTGCTCTTACATGGTGCTCTTCTTGGGGAACTTCTTCACTACGCTGAGAGTTGTTTACCAGAAATACAACCAGGACAAGTTCAAGACCTTataa